One genomic segment of Choristoneura fumiferana chromosome Z, NRCan_CFum_1, whole genome shotgun sequence includes these proteins:
- the LOC141442624 gene encoding uncharacterized protein: protein MEPRTSRKDYKNHHYSGPRKNRKRVQGQMKRYHGEIKSRNEVWCKKRKMDDDPNINSSSAEEVEERMNMHIHTNIINTKLCVFVCLPVFHVERELWINVIFGIEIVYGPKSDIGYFLSGEMLSSRGNGARSPNSTLGYLE from the exons ATGGAGCCACGAACTTCGCGAAAAGACTATAAAAATCATCATTACTCTGGTCCCAGGAAAAATCGAAAACGAGTTCAGGGACAAATGAAACGTTATCACGGAGAAATCAAAAG TCGTAATGAAGTATGgtgcaaaaaaaggaaaatggaTGACGATCCCAACATTAATTCGAGTTCTGC TGAGGAGGTGGAAGAACGCATGAACAtgcacatccatactaatattataaatacgaaattgtgtgtatttgtatgtttgcccgtctttcacgtcgaaagaGAGCTatggatcaacgtgatttttggcatagagatagtttatgggccaaagagtgacataggctactttttatccggagaaatgctcagttcccgagggaacggcgcacgatcaccgaattccacgc TTGGAtacctggaataa